In Parageobacillus sp. KH3-4, the genomic window ACATCCAGTTTCCCGGATTATCCGCTTTAAATGCAATGACATATTCTTCACCCGGATTTAGGTTCAAGGTATCCTTTATCAATGGGGAACCTGTCATTGGCTTGCCGTTTTTGCTTAATACTTGGAAAAAGTGTCCGTGTAAATGCATGGGATGTAAATCTGCCGGTGAATCGTTCACTAGTTTTACTTTGACGAGATCGCCTTTCTTCACATGGACAGGTGTCGTTTCAGGATACGTTTTCCCATTGATCGTGTAGACCATGCCATCTTTGCCCATGGCTGTCCCTAAATTCATCGTGTATTCTACATCGTATTTTTGATCTAACGTAAATTCTCCCAGCTTCTGTTTTCCGTAGCTTGTCATGTCCACGACAGGCAAATCTTCTGTTGCATTCGCTTTATCGGCACTGCCTTTTTCGCCTTCATATTGGATTTTTACTTTCATGCTATCGGCGCCTTTCATATTGCCATGGCATTCTAGTAACCATTCGCCCGGATTATTCGCTGTAAATTCAATATCGTAACGTTCTCCCGGAGCGATATTCAAAAGTTCGTCTTTGATCGGCTGCGGATCGTTTAACGGCTGTCCGTCTGCTGCGACAATTTTAAATTCGTGGCCATGCAGGTGCAGTTGATGGGACATGTATCCTGCGTTTACAAGGCGAAGGCGCACTTTTTCGCCTTTTTTCACTTTTAAAGGTTTTACAGCGGAACCGCTTTTCCCGTTGATGGTGAAAATGTCATACATGCTCATATCATGGCCTATTCTGTTCATGTTCATATGTTGGTGATCGGAGCCATTTCCGTGTTCCATATTGCTATGATCCATCCCATTCATATGCATATTTTCTTCATTGGGATCGCTCACCCATTCATCCAACACAAGCGTATAATCCCGATCCGCTTTTTCCTCGTGTTTAGGCTCTACGATCAGTGTGCCATATAATCCCTTATCCACTTGTTTTGCGCTCTCTTGATGGGAATGATACCAATACGTTCCCGGCACGGTTGCCGTGAATTCATACGTAAAGGTTTCTCCCGGTTTAATCGCGTTCATCGTAACACCTGGTACTCCGTCTTGACTATTTGGAACAGGATAGCCATGCCAATGAATCGTAATCGGTTCTGGTAATTCATTTTTCAAATGGATTTTAACAGTGTCCCCTTGTTTCACACGAATTTGCGGCCCAGGCACTGATCCATTGTATGTGTAGACCGGAAGTTTTACTTTATCATTGATTTGCAATAATGCTTCCTTGGCGGTAAGATGAATCTCTTTACCAGATAAAACTTCTGTGGTTGTGGCCAAAGGCAATTGCCTGCTGGAATGCTTGGCCGTGTTTTCTTCCTTTGACGCATTGTGCCCCTGCATCGAACTATGAGGCGAGGCATTATTGGAGCAGGACGCGCCGAGGGCAACGACTCCCGCTACAATCGTTCCAATCAATAATTTTTTCATATGTTTCCCTCCATCAAACAAACGTGTGATGTTCTAATGTCATCATAGAAAATAAATTTGCAAAATTTATGGAGGAAAAAGTGAATAAGCAATTTTACACTAACTAAAAAGCGGCCATGTGTTCTTCTTCCTCTAAATGAGAGGAAGGGGAGAGAAATCGGCAAGTTTTTCATCAAAAGAACGTATGTTCTATAATAGAACCATCCTATTTAGGGAGAGAAAAAAGAAGGAAATGCTTATGCTTCGTGGCCCAAAGGTGTTCTTCTGGGCATCCAAAGCGGAATTGGACAGGATTCCGACAATGGAAAAAGTACGAACAAGCGACACGTATGTGTTGCTTCATGGTGCCTTCAACCAATAGAACGTACAAAACGAAGCTGACGTATCTACGGATTGCGCAAGCAAGAAGCAGTAAAAAGGGGCTACCCCGGTGTGGTACGATGTTGCTTATGGAATCTAGCGGAAATACTTCCAATGCAGGAGTGTAGAAGGGGTATGAAGCTTCTTCGATAGAAGTGTAAGAAACTCCCACCTCTTCATGGAATGAAAGGTGGGAGAGATTCATTAGATGAAAAAGCAATTGTTCATCATCTGTGGTGCCGCACCGTATTATGGCTGGCTATGGGC contains:
- a CDS encoding multicopper oxidase family protein, whose translation is MKKLLIGTIVAGVVALGASCSNNASPHSSMQGHNASKEENTAKHSSRQLPLATTTEVLSGKEIHLTAKEALLQINDKVKLPVYTYNGSVPGPQIRVKQGDTVKIHLKNELPEPITIHWHGYPVPNSQDGVPGVTMNAIKPGETFTYEFTATVPGTYWYHSHQESAKQVDKGLYGTLIVEPKHEEKADRDYTLVLDEWVSDPNEENMHMNGMDHSNMEHGNGSDHQHMNMNRIGHDMSMYDIFTINGKSGSAVKPLKVKKGEKVRLRLVNAGYMSHQLHLHGHEFKIVAADGQPLNDPQPIKDELLNIAPGERYDIEFTANNPGEWLLECHGNMKGADSMKVKIQYEGEKGSADKANATEDLPVVDMTSYGKQKLGEFTLDQKYDVEYTMNLGTAMGKDGMVYTINGKTYPETTPVHVKKGDLVKVKLVNDSPADLHPMHLHGHFFQVLSKNGKPMTGSPLIKDTLNLNPGEEYVIAFKADNPGNWMFHCHDLHHASAGMVTEVKYKDYKSDYAPNPNDTTNHPE